A single Epinephelus lanceolatus isolate andai-2023 chromosome 22, ASM4190304v1, whole genome shotgun sequence DNA region contains:
- the LOC117246361 gene encoding transforming protein p54/c-ets-1-like, which yields MPMLTLPALSTSTTFTEMDTLEVPPLTPTSKEVLSQAVKASFAGFAQERITHHFPQDPTLWSEWEVNYWLDWCQAEFGLHCLGSDLRGLQGSELCSLEKEAFLGLMSDFTAGEILWEHLETMRREADSEVEIVHSDDSDIVGSLSWATPLHDLEPVTEETMSEDVFTLPHPHRSFKEYVGNKTDLGGVVIPAAILAGYTGSGPIQLWQFLLELLTDRSCQSCISWTGDGWEFKLTDPDEVALLWGQRKNKPKMNYEKLSRGLRYYYDKNIIRKTAGKRYVYRFVCNLQGLLGYEPGELHAMLDIRNKND from the exons ATGCCGATGCTTACCCTTCCTGCTCTCAGCACATCGACCACCTTCACAG AAATGGACACCCTGGAGGTCCCTCCCCTCACACCGACTAGTAAGGAGGTCCTCAGCCAGGCGGTGAAGGCCAGTTTCGCTGGATTTGCCCAGGAGAGAATCACCCATCACTTCCCTCAGG ATCCTACCTTGTGGTCTGAGTGGGAGGTGAACTACTGGCTGGATTGGTGCCAGGCTGAGTTTGGTCTCCACTGCCTGGGTTCAGACCTGAGAGGCCTCCAGGGGAGTGAGCTGTGTAGCCTGGAAAAGGAGGCTTTCCTGGGCCTCATGTCCGACTTCACTGCAGGAGAGATCCTGTGGGAGCATCTGGAGACCATGAGGAGAG AGGCAGACTCAGAGGTGGAGATTGTTCACAGTGACGACTCAGACATCGTGGGCTCTCTATCGTGGGCTACTCCACTCCACGATTTAGAGCCAGTGACTGAAGAGACCATGTCTGAAGATGTCTTCACTTTACCACACCCACACAGGAGCTTCAAAGAATATGTAGGCAACAAAACCGACCTGGGCGGAGTCGTGATACCAGCAGCTATCCTTGCTGGTTATACTG GAAGTGGACCCATTCAGCTGTGGCAGTTTCTGCTGGAGCTTCTCACAGatcgcagctgtcagtcatgtatAAGCTGGACGGGAGATGGGTGGGAGTTCAAGCTGACGGACCCTGATGAG GTGGCCCTGCTGTGGGGTCAGAGGAAGAACAAACCCAAGATGAACTATGAGAAGCTGAGTCGCGGTCTACGATACTACTATGACAAGAATATCATCCGCAAGACAGCCGGCAAACGCTACGTCTATCGCTTTGTCTGCAACCTGCAAGGTCTGCTGGGATATGAGCCTGGGGAGTTGCACGCCATGTTGGACATCAGAAACAAGAATGACTAA
- the pygmb gene encoding phosphorylase, glycogen, muscle b: protein MAKPLTDQDKRKQISVRGLAGVENVADLKTNFNRHLHFTLVKDRNVATKRDYYFALANTVRDHLVGRWIRTQQHYYEKDPKRVYYLSLEFYMGRTLQNTMVNLALENACDEATYQLGLDMEELQDIEEDAGLGNGGLGRLAACFLDSMASLGLAAYGYGIRYEFGIFNQKIVDGWQVEEADDWLRYGNPWEKARPEYMRPVHFYGRVEHTAEGVQWVDTQVVLALPYDTPVPGYRNNIVNTMRLWSAKAPCDFNLKDFNVGGYIQAVLDRNLAENISRVLYPNDNFFEGKELRLKQEYFVVAATLQDIIRRFKASKFGSTEFVRHDLSTLPDKVAIQLNDTHPAMAIPELMRILVDIEKLTWGKAWDIVVRTCAYTNHTVLPEALERWPVDLFQNLLPRHLEIIYEINRRHLERITKLFPGDVDRLRRMSLIEEGDTKKINMAHLCIVGSHAVNGVARIHSEIIKDTVFKDFYEVDPEKFQNKTNGITPRRWLVMCNPGLAEVIAERIGEDYIRDLDQLKKLLEFVDDDAFIRDVAKVKQENKMKFAAHLEEHYKVKINPNSMFDVQVKRIHEYKRQLLNCLHIITMYNRIKKEPNKSWTPRTIMIGGKAAPGYHTAKMIIKLITSIGDIVNNDPVVGDRLKVIYLENYRVTLAEKVIPASDLSEQISTAGTEASGTGNMKFMLNGALTIGTMDGANVEMAEEAGEENLFIFGMRVPDVEALDKKGYDAPSYYNRIPELKQAMDQISGGFFSPGQPDLFKDLVNMLMHHDRFKVFADYEAYIKCQEKVSALYKNPKEWTKMVIHNIAGCGKFSSDRTISQYAREIWGMEPSLEKIAAPDDPR from the exons cgTGTGTACTACCTCTCCCTGGAGTTTTACATGGGCCGGACTTTGCAGAACACCATGGTTAACCTGGCTTTGGAAAACGCCTGTGATGAGGCCACATACCAG CTGGGTCTGGACATGGAGGAGCTGCAGGACATTGAGGAAGATGCCGGTCTAGGCAACGGAGGGCTGGGTCGTCTGGCCG CTTGTTTCCTGGACTCCATGGCCTCTCTGGGTCTGGCTGCTTATGGATACGGTATCCGCTACGAGTTTGGCATCTTTAATCAGAAAATTGTCGATGGTTGGCAG GTGGAGGAAGCTGACGACTGGCTGCGTTACGGTAATCCCTGGGAGAAGGCTCGCCCTGAGTACATGCGCCCAGTCCACTTCTACGGACGAGTGGAACACACAGCTGAAGGAGTGCAGTGGGTCGACACGCAG GTGGTTCTGGCTCTCCCCTATGACACCCCAGTCCCTGGCTACAGAAACAACATTGTCAACACCATGAGACTGTGGTCTGCCAAAGCCCCCTGTGACTTCAACCTCAAAGACT TTAATGTTGGCGGCTACATTCAAGCTGTGCTGGACAGAAACCTGGCTGAGAACATCTCCAGGGTTCTCTACCCCAATGACAAT TTCTTTGAAGGGAAGGAGCTGCGTCTGAAGCAGGAGTACTTTGTGGTAGCGGCAACTCTTCAAGACATCATCCGTCGGTTCAAAGCCTCCAAGTTTGGCTCCACCGAGTTTGTGCGACACGACCTTTCTACGCTGCCAGACAAG GTGGCCATCCAGCTGAATGACACCCATCCTGCTATGGCCATCCCAGAGCTGATGAGGATCCTGGTGGACATTGAGAAACTCACTTGGGGGAAG GCCTGGGACATCGTGGTTCGTACCTGTGCCTACACCAACCACACCGTCCTGCCTGAAGCCCTGGAGCGCTGGCCTGTCGATCTCTTCCAAAACCTGCTGCCTCGTCACCTGGAGATCATCTATGAGATCAACAGGAGGCACCTGGAG CGTATCACCAAGCTTTTCCCTGGAGATGTTGACCGCCTGCGCAGAATGTCCCTGATTGAGGAGGGAGACACCAAGAAAATCAACATGGCTCACCTGTGCATCGTGGGATCTCATGCTGTCAACGGCGTGGCACGCATCCACTCTGAAATCATCAAAGACACTGT GTTCAAGGATTTCTATGAAGTAGACCCTGAAAAGTTTCAGAACAAGACCAACGGCATCACACCCAGGCGCTGGCTGGTCATGTGCAACCCCGGCCTGGCTGAGGTCATTGCGGAG AGGATTGGTGAGGACTACATCCGTGACCTGGACCAGCTGAAGAAGCTTCTGGAATTTGTGGATGATGACGCCTTCATTCGGGATGTTGCCAAAGTCAAGCAA GAGAACAAGATGAAGTTTGCTGCCCACCTTGAAGAGCACTACAAGGTGAAGATCAACCCCAACTCCATGTTTGATGTGCAGGTGAAGAGGATCCACGAGTACAAGAGGCAGCTGCTCAACTGCCTGCACATCATCACTATGTACAACC GAATCAAGAAGGAACCCAACAAGTCATGGACCCCCAGGACCATCATGATTGGAGGAAAG GCGGCTCCAGGTTATCACACGGCCAAGATGATCATCAAGCTGATCACATCTATTGGAGACATTGTCAACAATGACCCTGTGGTGGGCGATCGCCTCAAAGTCATCTACCTGGAGAACTATCGAGTCACTCTGGCTGAAAAGG TCATCCCTGCGTCTGACCTGTCGGAGCAGATCTCCACAGCAGGCACTGAGGCCTCTGGCACAGGGAACATGAAGTTCATGCTAAACGGAGCCCTCACCATCGGCACCATGGATGGAGCCAATGTGGAAATGGCAGAGGAAGCCGGAGAGGAGAACCTCTTCATCTTCGGCATGAGGGTGCCTGATGTGGAGGCTCTGGACAAGAAGGG CTATGACGCTCCGTCATATTACAACCGTATCCCTGAGCTGAAGCAGGCAATGGACCAGATATCTGGAGGTTTCTTCAGCCCTGGCCAGCCTGACCTCTTCAAAGACCTTGTCAATATGCTGATGCACCACGACAG gtTCAAGGTGTTTGCAGACTATGAAGCCTACATCAAATGTCAAGAGAAAGTCAGTGCACTCTACAAG AACCCTAAAGAGTGGACCAAGATGGTGATCCATAACATCGCTGGGTGCGGTAAATTCTCCAGTGACCGCACCATTTCCCAGTATGCCAGAGAGATCTGGGGCATGGagcccagtttggagaagaTTGCTGCTCCTGATGATCCTCGCTAA